A window of Polaribacter litorisediminis contains these coding sequences:
- a CDS encoding DUF4956 domain-containing protein: protein MEFLNVPLFDDDFFKLAFLFTVNIAFLTLIIRWLYYSVTGDKSYVFTYYLIGIVVFLLCFTLKKYKLDIGLALGLFAIFGIIRYRTDSIAIKEMTYLFVVIGVSIMNAFVNKKMSYFEVLFGNLMVVGAIAILEKVWHSKHQIYKDIVYENIDNIKPENYDLLKEDLENRTGLVINKLTIGKVDFLKDSAEIRIYHYNK from the coding sequence ATGGAGTTTCTTAATGTCCCTTTATTTGATGATGATTTTTTTAAATTAGCATTTTTATTCACTGTTAATATTGCATTCTTAACCCTAATTATTAGGTGGTTATATTATTCTGTAACTGGCGATAAAAGTTATGTATTTACATATTACTTAATTGGTATTGTGGTTTTTCTGCTGTGCTTTACATTAAAAAAATATAAATTGGATATTGGCTTAGCTTTGGGTCTTTTTGCTATTTTTGGTATCATTCGGTATCGAACAGATTCCATAGCCATCAAAGAAATGACGTATTTATTTGTGGTCATTGGTGTTTCTATCATGAATGCTTTTGTAAATAAAAAAATGAGCTATTTTGAGGTTTTATTCGGAAACTTGATGGTGGTTGGTGCAATCGCAATTTTAGAAAAAGTTTGGCATTCTAAGCATCAGATTTATAAAGACATCGTTTACGAGAATATAGATAATATTAAGCCAGAAAATTACGATTTATTGAAAGAAGATTTAGAAAATAGAACAGGTTTGGTTATTAATAAATTAACCATTGGGAAAGTTGATTTTTTGAAAGATTCTGCTGAAATAAGAATTTATCATTACAATAAATAA
- a CDS encoding Pycsar system effector family protein, whose amino-acid sequence MSILVKEAEKYIFDLFSKKLSNKFVYHNLAHTQRVVKEVQGFIDSLKLSEQDAENLLVAAWFHDTGFIKGAENHEQESVKILTQFLQEKKVEVKRIEAISALIMATKMGHKPANDLEKIITDSDCAHLGDKTFDDKSALLRREWETLANKKFTDAEWLATNIDFLINVHKYHSEYALKNWTKGKDKNLSKLLINQKKLEDELKKNKKKKEALDLKKNKSNVPERGVETMFRVALKNHMTLSNIADTKANILLSVNAIIVSLALSNLLPKLDNPSNNYLILPTVVFIIFTVASIILSILATRPNVTQGKFTKEDVANKKVNLLFFGNFHQMELSDFEWGISEMMQDRDYLYGSLTKDLYFLGLVLNRKYKILRLTYTVFMIGIIVSVLTFAIAFKIQETGTFL is encoded by the coding sequence ATGAGTATACTTGTTAAAGAAGCAGAAAAATACATTTTTGATTTATTTAGTAAAAAGCTAAGTAATAAATTTGTGTATCACAATTTAGCTCATACACAAAGAGTTGTTAAAGAAGTTCAAGGTTTTATTGATTCTCTAAAACTTTCTGAACAAGATGCAGAAAACTTATTAGTTGCCGCATGGTTTCATGATACAGGTTTTATAAAAGGAGCAGAAAACCATGAACAGGAAAGTGTTAAAATTCTGACGCAATTTTTACAAGAAAAAAAGGTAGAAGTTAAAAGAATTGAAGCAATTTCAGCTTTAATTATGGCTACTAAAATGGGGCATAAACCCGCAAATGATTTAGAAAAAATAATTACAGACTCAGATTGTGCGCATTTAGGAGATAAAACTTTTGATGATAAATCAGCATTGCTAAGAAGAGAGTGGGAAACACTAGCAAATAAAAAATTTACGGATGCTGAATGGCTTGCTACTAATATTGATTTTTTGATTAATGTACATAAATATCATTCAGAGTATGCTTTAAAAAACTGGACCAAAGGAAAAGACAAAAATTTATCTAAATTACTTATAAATCAAAAGAAATTAGAAGACGAATTAAAGAAGAATAAGAAGAAAAAAGAAGCTTTAGACCTTAAAAAAAATAAAAGCAACGTTCCAGAAAGAGGTGTAGAAACGATGTTTAGAGTCGCGTTAAAAAACCATATGACACTAAGTAATATTGCAGATACAAAAGCCAATATTTTACTTTCTGTAAACGCCATTATCGTATCTTTGGCATTGTCTAATTTGTTGCCAAAACTAGATAATCCTTCAAATAATTACTTAATATTACCAACAGTTGTCTTTATAATTTTTACGGTTGCCTCTATTATTTTATCAATTTTAGCAACAAGACCCAATGTAACACAAGGTAAGTTTACAAAGGAAGATGTTGCCAATAAAAAAGTAAACTTATTGTTCTTTGGTAATTTTCATCAAATGGAATTATCAGATTTTGAGTGGGGTATTTCAGAAATGATGCAAGACAGAGATTATTTATATGGATCTCTCACCAAAGATTTATATTTTTTAGGCTTGGTCTTAAATAGAAAATATAAAATATTAAGACTTACCTATACCGTCTTTATGATTGGTATTATTGTAAGTGTTTTAACGTTTGCAATTGCTTTTAAAATACAAGAAACAGGAACGTTTTTATAA
- a CDS encoding polyphosphate polymerase domain-containing protein yields the protein METKKEDTVLEKIFATINRFESISLEGMDAVSLMKRTDTKYTINIHSLDQILNDLKEDYRVLEIKDRRIMNYSSVYFDTSKFKFYFDHHNGRVHRTKIRQRKYVDSDLTFLEIKQKNGKGETNKSRIRIPDFDLDLSQELKDFIFKTTSKKFDLQPSLWNSFKRITLANVKDNERATIDLNLSYSIKDQEKKYHNLVVIEVKQRKFDRKSTVVKVLKKYRYNPYSISKYCIGMVNLYKELKYNLFKQKLIKIDKISA from the coding sequence ATGGAGACTAAAAAAGAAGATACAGTACTAGAAAAAATTTTTGCTACAATTAATCGTTTCGAAAGTATTTCTCTAGAAGGTATGGATGCTGTTTCTTTAATGAAAAGAACAGATACTAAATACACCATAAATATACATTCTTTAGATCAAATTTTAAATGATTTAAAGGAAGATTATCGCGTTTTAGAGATAAAAGATAGAAGAATTATGAACTATTCTTCTGTTTATTTTGATACATCTAAATTTAAATTCTATTTCGATCATCATAATGGAAGGGTGCATAGAACCAAAATAAGACAACGTAAATATGTAGATTCTGATCTAACTTTTTTAGAAATAAAGCAGAAAAATGGAAAGGGAGAAACAAATAAATCGAGGATAAGAATTCCAGATTTTGATTTAGATTTATCGCAAGAGTTAAAAGATTTTATTTTTAAAACCACTTCTAAAAAGTTTGATTTACAACCAAGTTTATGGAATAGTTTTAAAAGAATAACACTCGCTAATGTTAAAGACAATGAGAGAGCTACGATTGATCTAAATTTATCATATTCCATAAAAGACCAAGAAAAAAAGTATCATAATTTAGTTGTAATAGAAGTAAAACAGCGCAAATTTGACCGAAAGTCTACCGTTGTTAAAGTATTAAAAAAATATAGATATAATCCCTATAGTATTAGTAAGTATTGTATAGGAATGGTTAATTTGTATAAAGAATTGAAGTATAATTTGTTCAAACAAAAGTTAATTAAAATAGATAAAATTTCTGCCTAA
- a CDS encoding DUF2490 domain-containing protein, whose product MKIAKYFKLTFFQVLFCLLVCTNTAFSQLEDTNDFAFWSSVGVDYSIGKKLKVGVEQNIRLKDNATTIEEYFSQFNIEYELFDNFEIGVGLRHINENDDQGKIQGYENHFRYNLDLSYKYDINRFEVSHRFRYQNKNQLGVGEAEGDIPSENLRFKTGLEYNIRKWPLDPEFSAEAFHRFRKGEAMRYSKYRLTFGTSYNLKKFGKFGIYYRYERSIIVRLPRDVTIFGLDYSYSIN is encoded by the coding sequence ATGAAAATTGCAAAATATTTTAAATTAACTTTTTTTCAGGTACTATTTTGTTTGCTGGTATGCACAAATACTGCTTTTTCTCAATTAGAAGACACGAATGACTTCGCATTTTGGAGTTCAGTAGGTGTAGATTATTCTATTGGAAAAAAACTAAAAGTTGGTGTAGAGCAAAATATTAGATTAAAAGATAATGCCACAACCATAGAAGAGTATTTCTCTCAATTTAATATAGAATATGAGCTATTTGATAACTTTGAAATAGGTGTTGGTCTAAGGCATATAAATGAGAACGATGATCAAGGTAAAATACAAGGCTATGAGAATCATTTTAGATATAATTTAGATCTATCTTATAAATATGATATCAACAGGTTTGAGGTATCCCATAGATTTCGATATCAAAACAAGAACCAGTTGGGTGTTGGCGAAGCAGAAGGAGATATTCCTAGTGAAAACTTACGATTTAAAACAGGTTTAGAATATAACATTAGAAAATGGCCTTTAGATCCAGAGTTTTCAGCCGAAGCTTTTCACAGGTTCCGTAAAGGTGAAGCCATGCGTTATAGTAAATATAGATTAACTTTTGGGACTAGTTATAATTTAAAGAAGTTCGGGAAATTTGGAATATATTATCGTTATGAACGAAGTATTATCGTAAGATTACCACGAGATGTTACCATATTCGGTTTAGATTATAGCTACTCGATAAATTAA